Proteins encoded within one genomic window of Thunnus albacares chromosome 13, fThuAlb1.1, whole genome shotgun sequence:
- the nfrkb gene encoding nuclear factor related to kappa-B-binding protein isoform X1, translated as MDALTHMLTDPLDPKEENDGQITEECMLGSCRVSLPEDLLEDPEIFFSVMSESTWTEVLSDSQRQHLRQFLPQFPDNKVAEQDSTISDLFNNRNFNFGNPLHLAQKLFRDGYFNPEVVKYRQLCAKSQRKRQLYSFQQYYHRLLKQILVSRKELLEYAVHNGLDFPPKRKLPNKTHAEMREPRVRRRLSRILKEVKTECGDSNASSDDDDISLWTPAPQSPSSPTPTVSLRVLPSLSTQDMKTTEKMELGERDLKTMLQNHREKRKRQPDHPDLMTSDIHLGDILSRANIGRKGTMPLFDLSLPKKKMRDERRKKKMRTIKVESEDPCETLAPLDTPSAPPANIINSLPDTPSTPLPNIKEEMVEESQSSPVMVEEIAVSFFSLLETILRTEHLASTLMLEEKVQMWQSSPASSLNVWFSSAPCWSDLVLQALQFLAGETKDGMMALPSGFSPFVEFADESQQWRWIGPTQDTEKDLSALCQLWLDSKDFVVKTESEELMEMTSPTPRVSTDYVVRPSTGNERQVFQIQEQQRYNQPHKAFTFRMHGFESVVGPVKGVFDKEMSLNKAREHTLLRSDRPPYVTILSLVRDAAARLPNGEGTRAEICELLKDSQFLAPDVTSAQVNTVVSGALDRLHYEKDPCVKYDIGRKLWIYLHRNRSQEEFERIHQAQAAAAKARKALQQKPKPASKPSGSKDGVGKTPGCLEAGQDIGSNPMSPTPSTPTPNTPGTPKSPLPCTATTPTKTGVPDTIKTSPGVLLVSPPSLPQLGTILPTSQAGPPASQPVTSQHAARIVSHLAAGSLPQVRVVSAQPGLGASAGSQQATLVHQTPHQIRMPVSVAAKGISQAVVSVPLRSQSASSPVQVPPTLSVSTVTVTKPQTGSPGSPANNPASPAVLQGVASPNIKQVSITGQLGMKTSGGAGIPITATNLRIQGKDVLRLPPSSITTDAKGQTVLRITPDMMATLAKSPVATVKLTPDFLGTAATGSKSISATLHVTPPHPSPSSISSATSGTGEAQTTKAGPVASTLLKAAGDTAIRLMPTLAVTVADQKSRTFSTVSSPDKSGATIRIMPGLGVIPQKQGQTITMTTTTGSKPLTVSTCANVVTMAASVVAGAKGITVAPGASGSPLTLGTATATVRQVPATVVTTQTGKLPARITVPLSVLNQPLKSKSVVTTPIVKASLNPNSISSLGRNIILTTMPAGTKLIAGNKPVSFVTAQQFQQLQQQGQATQVRIQTVQAQQLQQHMATGSPKSVSTVVVTTAPSPKCAPDPPPAPQQ; from the exons ATGGATGCCCTCACCCACATGCTTACAGACCCCCTTGATCCGAAAGAAGAAAACGATGGACAAATCACTGAGGAGTGCATGCTGGGGAGCTGTAGAGTGAGCCTCCCAGAGGACCTACTTGAAGAT CCTGAAATTTTCTTCTCTGTGATGAGCGAAAGCACCTGGACTGAAGTACTGTCAGATTCCCAGAGGCAGCACCTCCGTCAGTTTTTGCCACAGTTTCCTGACAACAAGGTTGCAGAGCAGGACAGCACCATCAGCGACCTATTCAACAACAGGAATTTTAATTTTGGAAATCCCCTTCATCTTGCACAAAAACTATTCAGAG ATGGTTACTTCAATCCTGAGGTGGTCAAGTACAGACAACTGTGTGCCAAGTCCCAGAGGAAGCGACAGTTGTACTCCTTTCAGCAGTATTACCACAGACTGTTGAAACAGATCCTTGTCTCCAGAAAg gAGTTGCTGGAGTATGCGGTTCACAATGGTCTGGACTTTCCACCGAAAAGAAAGCTACCAAACAAGACTCATGCTGAAATGAGGGAGCCAAGAGTCAGAAGAAGATTGAGCCGCATATTAAAGGAGGTCAAAACAGAGTGTGGTGACAGTAATGCTTCATCCGATGATGACG ACATATCACTATGGACACCAGCACCACAATCACCTTCCTCTCCAACACCCACTGTCTCGCTCAGAGTTCTGCCCAGCCTTTCCACCCAAGACATGAAGACGACTG AAAAAATGGAACTAGGAGAGCGGGATTTGAAAACCATGCTGCAAAACCATCGGGAGAAGAGGAAGCGACAGCCA GACCATCCAGACTTGATGACTTCTGATATCCACCTTGGAGACATTCTCTCAAGAGCAAATATTGGTCGGAAGGGGACTATGC CGCTCTTTGATCTGTCTTTGCCCAAAAAGAagatgagagatgagagaaggaagaagaaaatgaggacAATAAAAGTGGAATCTGAGGATCCCTGTGAAACTCTTGCGCCTTTAGACACCCCGTCAGCTCCACCAGCAAACATCATCAACTCCCTGCCGGACACACCGTCTACTCCACTGCCCAATATCAAGGAAGA AATGGTGGAGGAGTCTCAGAGCAGCCCAGTTATGGTTGAGGAAATAGCTGTCAGTTTCTTCAGCTTGTTGGAGACTATCTTGAGGACAGAACACCTTGCCAGTACTTTAATG TTAGAGGAGAAAGTTCAAATGTGGCAGTCCTCTCCAGCCAGTTCCCTCAACGTGTGGTTTTCTTCTGCCCCCTGTTGGTCTGACTTGGTTCTTCAAGCCCTGCAGTTTCTTGCAGGAGAGACCAAAG ATGGCATGATGGCTCTGCCCAGTGGCTTTTCTCCATTTGTTGAATTTGCTGATGAATCTCAGCAGTGGAGATGGATTG GTCCCACTCAGGATACAGAAAAGGATCTCAGTGCACTCTGTCAGCTGTGGCTGGACTCAAAAGATTTTGTTGTCAAg ACTGAAAGTGAAGAACTCATGGAGATGACTTCACCCACACCAAGAGT TTCGACTGATTATGTGGTGCGGCCCAGCACTGGAAATGAGAGACAGGTGTTCCAAATccag GAGCAGCAGCGATACAACCAACCACATAAAGCCTTCACCTTTAGAATGCACGGCTTTGAATCTGTGGTGGGACCTGTTAAAGGGGTATTTGATAAGGAGATGTCTCTCAACAAAGCCAGGGAGCACACACTGCTCCGCTCAGACCGGCCACCATATGTCACCATTCTCTCTCTGG TGCGGGATGCAGCAGCCAGGTTGCCCAACGGAGAGGGAACCAGGGCAGAGATCTGTGAACTGTTGAAAGACTCACAGTTTCTCGCTCCAGATGTCACTAGTGCACAG GTGAACACGGTTGTCAGTGGGGCTCTAGATAGACTTCACTATGAGAAAGACCCCTGTGTGAAGTACGACATTGGCCGCAAACTGTGGATTTACCTGCACCGCAATCGGAGTCAAGAAGAGTTTG AGAGGATCCACCAGGCTCAAGCTGCTGCCGCAAAAGCACGAAAAGCTCTACAGCAGAAACCTAAACCTGCATCAAAGCCT TCTGGAAGTAAAGACGGAGTCGGTAAAACCCCTGGATGTCTGGAGGCAGGGCAGGATATAGGCTCCAATCCAATGTCACCAACCCCTTCAACGCCCaccccaaacacacctggaACCCCTAAGTCACCCTTACCCTGCACAGCCACCACACCAACAAAGACTGGAGTTCCAGATACAATAAAAACCAGCCCAGG TGTTCTCCTTGTATCCCCTCCCTCCTTACCCCAGCTGGGAACCATCTTACCCACCAGTCAGGCTGGTCCTCCAGCTTCACAGCCAGTCACATCCCAACATGCGGCTCGGATTGTGAGTCACCTGGCGGCAGGCTCCCTCCCTCAGGTACGGGTTGTTTCTGCTCAGCCCGGTCTGGGTGCTTCGGCAGGAAGTCAGCAGGCCACACTGGTACACCAGACCCCTCACCAGATCAGGATGCCGGTCTCAGTGGCAGCCAAGGGCATTTCACAG GCAGTGGTTTCAGTGCCTCTGAGGAGTCAGTCTGCCAGTAGTCCAGTCCAGGTGCCACCcaccctgtctgtctctactgtAACTGTGACCAAACCTCAAACAGGATCACCTGGTAGCCCGGCTAACAACCCCGCCTCACCTGCTGTGCTGCAAGGAGTCGCCAGCCCTAACATCAAACAG gTGTCCATCACAGGCCAATTAGGAATGAAGACTTCAGGAGGAGCAGGAATTCCAATAACTGCAACAAACCTGCGCATCCAGGGTAAAGATGTCCTACGTCTTCCACCATCCTCCATCACCACCGATGCTAAAGGCCAGACGGTGCTTCGGATCACCCCGGACATGATGGCAACTCTTGCCAAATCCCCAGTTGCAACCGTCAAACTCACCCCCGACTTCCTGGGCACTGCCGCCACAGGCAGCAAGAGCATATCAGCCACTCTCCATGTGACGCCGCCCCACCCTTCACCTTCCTCCATTTCCAGCGCTACGTCCGGCACAGGGGAAGCACAGACCACTAAAGCAGGCCCTGTTGCCTCCACCTTGTTGAAGGCTGCAGGAGACACAGCCATACGTCTGATGCCCACATTGGCTGTCACTGTGGCTGACCAAAAATCAAGGACTTTCTCCACCGTCTCCTCCCCTGACAAGAGTGGCGCCACAATTCGTATAATGCCAGGCCTCGGCGTTATTCCACAGAAACAGGGTCAGACCATCACAATGACGACCACCACTGGCAGTAAACCGCTCACTGTGTCCACTTGTGCTAATGTAGTGACCATGGCTGCCAGTGTAGTGGCTGGTGCCAAGGGGATCACAGTGGCCCCTGGAGCCTCGGGCTCACCTCTGACACTAGGAACAGCTACAGCTACTGTGCGACAGGTTCCTGCTACAGTGGTTACCACACAAACG GGGAAGTTACCTGCGCGGATCACAGTGCCCCTCTCTGTCCTCAACCAACCACTGAAGAGTAAAAGTGTAGTGACCACACCTATTGTGAAAGCAAGTCTTAACCCAAA TAGTATCAGCAGTCTGGGAAGGAACATCATCCTGACCACCATGCCTGCTGGCACAAAGCTGATCGCAGGGAACAAACCAGTCAGCTTTGTTACAGCACAACAGTTCCAGCAGCTTCAGCAGCAAGGACAGGCCACACAG GTTCGGATCCAGACGGTTCAGGcgcagcagctccagcagcacaTGGCGACTGGCTCCCCGAAATCTGTCTCCACAGTTGTTGTCACAACAGCACCTTCACCAAAATGTGCACCTGATCCCCCTCCTGCACCTCAGCAATGA